The DNA sequence ACGAACCAACCAAAGTAATGATCTGTACCCGAATACCAGTAATCCAACGCATAAAGTAGGAGAGAATGGTCATTAAGGCAAAGAACGATTTGGGCGCCAGATTAAGAAAGGAAACGACGATTACAAAATTAAAAAAAGTATAATCTCGACTCTGCCTAATGCTTTCAGGGTTCGAAAAGGAATAAATGAGCATACCTACAGTAAAAAGGCTAATCAAAAAATAGAGAACACTCAAATACCATTGTATTTTTTTTGTTGCCTGATAAATCAGCTGCCTGAATCCCAGATAGGAGATAAGCTCTACCAGGAAAACAAAAGCAAAAAATAAAGTTAAAACTGATGAAGGTATCCCTCTCATAAACTAAAGTTTTATTGACGTTAGAAAATTACCATTTTACAGTCGATTTCAACGGTAAAAAGTACATTTTAATAACCTGCAGCTCAAAAAGGGTATTTTTTACACAGAATGCGAAATATTTGCTATTCGTAATTTGTATTGTATTGCTTTGATAAAGATACAATTAAGACATATCTTATCTAAACCAAACTGCATTAGAATTCGCTATTTATTTTGAGGTTTAAAAGAGTAGGGGAATTCCGTTGGGATTTTGATTAAAATCTAATTTCCCATTCATTTTCAATTTTAATTCAATAAATAGAACTCAAGAATCAAAAAAGAAATTTCAATCGCAAAAAAGCTAGAAGGAAATCTCTGCCAGAATTAATTAACAGCTGCACCAAGAGGAGAGATATCACCAAACTTATGCCTATTCACAAATGTCAACGAAAAGAAAAATAACAATTTGATTTACATTTGGACATAATTACAATTCCAACCAAATGTAAATAACATGAATTTACTTAATTATTCAAAAAACGATCATTAATAATTAACATTACTAATACTCATAACAAACAATTACATTGTTATAAAATTAGCTCATAAAATACACTAAATAAGAATATTATACTATATTTACTAAACTTATAGTTTTAATATATGTTTACGTCTGTTAATTATCTCTATATCGTGTTATTTATATTGAGTTAATAGTATTAAATATCAGTAATTTATATCATTTAAATAAAGTTATATATCAATTAATTATAATCAAAATTTTCAACTCTTTGGTCATGAAGTAACAAATGTAACTTTGCAAAATTGCCAATATTGAATCAATGTTTGAAATTTATACATTACATTTGTGCATTATAAAATTTACATATCTATGGAAGACCGGATCAGAAAATTTATGGAGTATAAAGGAATTTCTCCTTCTGAACTTGCAGATACAATAGGCGTGCAACGGTCGAATGTTACTCATGTTCTGAAAAGCAGAAATAAACCAAGTTTTCAGTTTATCGAAAAAATGCTTCAGGTATATCCAGACCTGAATGCAAAATGGCTTCTACTTGGAACTGGCCCTATGGTTGAATCTTCCGTTAAGAGCAGAACCCTTTTTGATCAGCTAACAGAACCTGTAACACCCCTGAATCCTTCACCAGAGAAATCGAGTCCCAAAACAGAAAAAACAGAAACAAAACCTCTGATTAACGAAACTGAACCTACCGCGACCAGGGAACAAGATACGCAGCCACCACCTATCGAAAAAAAGACAACTG is a window from the Aquipluma nitroreducens genome containing:
- a CDS encoding helix-turn-helix domain-containing protein; translated protein: MEDRIRKFMEYKGISPSELADTIGVQRSNVTHVLKSRNKPSFQFIEKMLQVYPDLNAKWLLLGTGPMVESSVKSRTLFDQLTEPVTPLNPSPEKSSPKTEKTETKPLINETEPTATREQDTQPPPIEKKTTDNTIQDQFFSPEKPIERLIVFFKDQTFKVYYPSL